AAATGTGCCTACTCTAACACATGTACCATCCATGGGAATGACACTAGAACTACATAATATTTTATTTGTTTCAGCCTGTACTTTCCATTCCTCTTTAGTTTGTCCATTTTCCATTTCAGAATCAATCCATGGTAATATATTACCAGCTAAAGGAAAAAGAAAATTTTTTACTGGGAATATTGTACTTTTAGTGACTTCTGAAAGTTTTTTTTCCATATCTAATACAGAAAACGAAGAATTATTAAAATTATTAGCAACAGAATTATATAAACACCCCATTTGTTGTATTAATTCAAAAATATGTTTTGAACCTGCTCCAGATGCCGATTGGTATGTTGAAAATGTTATCCAACTAATTAATTTTTTTGCAAATAAACCACCTAAAGCCATTAACATTAAACTAACCGTACAATTACTACCAATAAAAGTTTTTATACCTTTTTGTATAGAAAGATGTATCATATCTATGTTTAATGGATCTAAAACAATAATAGAATCTTGATGCATTCTTAATAAAGAAGCTGCATCTATCCAGTATCCAGACCAACCAATATTACGTAACTTATAATATACACAATTAGTATAATCTGCTCCTTGACACGTAACAATTATATCCATAGATTTTAAATGATCGAAATCATAAGCATCTTGTAAAATATTAGTACGCGTATTTGGAACAATCTGTACTTCTGATCCAACATGCGAAGTAGAAAAAAATACAGGATGCATATCATGAAAATTATTTTCTTCAATCATTCTTTGCATTAACACTGAACCAACCATCCCTCTCCAACCAATAAAACCAACATATTTTTTCATAACATACCTCACCATAAAATAAATTTTATAAAGTATATAAAAATTTAAAATATTAATATATAATATATTTAAAAATAAAAATAAACTTTTTATTATAAATGTATATAATTATATATTATTAATCATTCACATAAAATATAAATAGGTACTCCAATGCATGCCATCATCTCTACTACTATATTATTAGTATTAATTATGGATCCATTAGGTAATTTACCAGTTGTTATGTCTATTCTAAAACACTTAGAACCAAAAAGACGTAATATAGTCCTAATAAGAGAAATGATTATTGCTCTATTAATTATGGTACTATTTCTTATAGTAGGAGAAAGAACACTCGCAATACTAAATTTAAAAGCTGAAACAGTATCAATATCTGGAGGAATAATATTATTTTTAATAGCTATAAAAATGATTTTCCCAGATTATAAAGAAGAAAATACAAAAAATAAACCCAAAGAACCATTTTTAGTACCATTAGCAATACCATTAGTTGCTGGTCCATCTCTATTAGCAACATTAATGTTGTTATCACACCAGTATTCCAATCAAATTACATCACTATCTATATCTTTAATAATAGCATGGAGTATAACAGTAACTGTTTTATTACTATCAGGAACATTTTTAAAAATAATAGGCGAAAGAGGAGTGGAGGCATTAGAAAGATTAATGGGTTTAATATTAATTATGTTATCAACACAAATGCTTCTTGATGGAATTAGCGCATGGTTTAAAATATAAAATAATAAAATTGTATAAAAATTATTCAATAAATACTGTATAATACATAAAAAATATACAAGTACAGTACATAATAATATCAAATATAATAAATGATATAATATTTTTTTGGAAAAAATATGAATAAAATAAATATCACACAAAATACATTGAATTCAATAAAACATATGACCGAAGTAGATTTGCATAACAAAACAGTACTAATTAGAGTAGATTTTAATGTACCAATACAAGACAATAAAATATTATCTGACGATAGAATTAAAGCCAGTATACCTACAATTAAACTAGCATTAAAAAAAAATGCACGAGTAATTATTATGTCACATTTAGGAAGACCTAAAGAAGGAATATACGAAGAAAAATTTTCACTATTTCCAATATTTCAATATTTAAAAAAAATATTCTATAAAAATAATGTTATATTTTCTAAAAAATTAGAAAATATTAATATGCAAAAAAATGATTTATTAATATTAGAAAATGTAAGATTTAATATAGGAGAAAAAAAAAATGATATAAATTTATCGCAAAAATATGCTTCATTATGTGATATATTTGTTATGGATGCTTTTGGTAGCGCTCATAGAAAAGAAGCTTCAACTTTTGGAGTAGGTATATATGCTAAAATAGCATGTGCAGGGCCATTATTAATATCTGAAATATATTATTTAACAAAGGCTTTAAAAAATCCTAAAAGACCAATGACTGCTATTATTGGAGGTGCGAAAATATCTACAAAATTTAAACTATTAACGTCTTTATCTAAAATTGCCAATACTGTCATAGTAGGAGGAGGTATTGCAAATACTTTTTTAGCAATTAAATACAATATTGGAAAATCATTACATGAACCTAAATACATTAATTTAGCAAAAAAAATAAAAAAACAAAATAATATTATTATACCAGTCGATTCTAGAGTTGGAACAAGTTTTTCAAAATTATCACAAGCGGTAATCAAAAAACCATGTGATATCAATCAAAATGAAGAAATAATGGATATAGGAGATGAAAGTATTAAAAATATACAAAAAATAATAGAAAATTCTAACACAATACTATGGAATGGTCCATTAGGTGTATTTGAATTTCCAAATTTTAGTATCGGAACAAAAGCATTAGCTAAAAGCATATCTAAAAGTAATTCTTTTTCTATAGCAGGAGGTGGTGAAACATTATCTGTAATTAATATGCTTAATATCAGAAAAAAAATATCTTATATTTCAACAGGTGGCGGAGCATTTTTAGAATTTATAGAAGGAAAAAAATTACCTGCTATACATATGTTAGAAAAAAAATATCATATGAAGTAAAATAATTATTTATAGAGAATATTCATAATCTATCAAGGATATATATGTCAAAAATACAAAATTCTATCCAAAATGGAATAATATTTGGAAAAGAAACAAAAAAAATATTTAAAATAGCAAAAAAAAAAAAATTCGCAATACCAGCTGTTAATTGTACAAATATAGATACAATTAATATTGCTTTAGAAACAGCTAGTAAAATGCATGCACCAATTATTATACAATTATCTTACGGAGGATCATCATTTATATCAGGAAATAATTTACCAACAATATCTCAAAATAAAAAAGCGGCATTAGGATCTTTATCTGCAGCGAATCATATTAACTTAGTTGCAAAATATTATAATATCCCAGTCATCTTACATACTGATCATTGTTATAAAGATACTTTACCATGGATAGATTATCTATTAAAAAAAAGTGAAATATATTTTCATAATACAGGAAAAACAATTTTTTCTTCTCATATGATTGATTTATCTAAAGAAAAAATACAAAAAAATTTAGAAATAAGTAAAAAATATTTACTCAGAATGAGTAAAATAAATATGATATTAGAAATAGAATTAGGATGTACGGGAGGAGAAGAAGATGGAATTGATAACAGTAATATAAAATCCGATTTATTATATACAAAACCAGAAGAAGTATATTATATGTATCACGAATTAAAAAAAATTAGTAATAATTTCATTATTGCTGCTAATTTTGGCAACACACATGGAGTCTATGCTCCCGGAAACGTTCAACTTAAACCAAATATATTAAAAAAAACACAACAATATATTTGTAATAAATACAATTTAAATGTTAATAATCCTGTTGATTTTGTATTTCATGGTGGTTCAGGTTCTTCTATATCAGATATTAAAAAATCAATAAATTATGGAGTAGTAAAAATCAATATAGATACCGATATACAATGGGCTTCTTGGGAGGGTATTTTAAAATACTATCAAAATAATAAAAAAAACCTTCAAACACAATTAAGTAACATTAACGGTATAAATATACCCAATAAAAAATATTATGATCCAAGATCCTGGATACAGGAATCAAAAAAATCTATATCTGAAAAATTAAAAAAAATATTCACAATATGTAATTGTTATAATTTAATTTAAATTCTAATCCAATCCAATCAAAACAATTCATTGAGGTTGAAAATGCAAGAAGTATTCAATGTAGTTGATAATATTCACTATATTGGACAATGGTTAATATTAAATAGAATAATGTTATTACAATATATTATTAATATAACATCAGCTCTAATTATCACCATTGTAGGATGTTTTTTATCAACAGTAATTTCAAATACTTTAAATAAAATATTAACAACAAGAAGGATTGATAAAACAATATCAGATTTTTCTACAACAATATCAAAATATTTTATTATTACATTTACTATGGTAATCGCATTAAGTAGAGTAGGAGTACAAACAACATCTGTAATTGCTATTTTAGGAGCTGCTGGAATGACTGTCGGTTTAGCTCTTCAAGGATCTTTATCAAATTTCGCCGCAGGTGTTTTACTTGTTGTATTCAGTCCATTGAGAATTGGAGAATATGTAGTTTTAAAAAAAGTAGCCGGAACTGTACTTAGTATACATGTTTTATATACCACATTAAAAACAGTAGATGGAAAAATAATAGTTATTCCAAATAGTAAAATTACCTCTAACGACATTATTAATTATTCAAGAGAATCTTGTAGAAGAAATGAATTTATCATTCCTGTTCCATATGAAACAAATATAGACAGGGTGATTGAAATATTAAAAAATGTAATGTATGCTGACCCTAGAGTACTTAAAAATAGAGATATAATAGTAGGATTAAATACCTTAGAACCATATTCTATGCACTTTATAGTAAGATGTTGGAGTAATACTAATATATTAAAAGCAGTATATTGGGATCTAATGGGTAAATTTAAAAAAGCATTAGAAGAGAACAACATTCAAACGCCTTACCCTAGATTCGATATACATTCATATACCAAAGAAAATGAAGTTATTTAACAATTTTTTTAAATTTCATATATAATGTAAAATTCAAAAAAATAATTATGAATTTAATTTTTGTGTATTATTGCGGGAGCTGGATTTGAACCAGCGACCTTCGGGTTATGAGCCCGACGAGCTACCATACTGCTCCATCCCGCTATTAAATTCAATTATACAACATATAATCAAAAATATCAATATATAAAAAAAATATTAACATATTTAAAATTTAATATAATATAAAGAGAATAATATGAATATAAAAACAGAAGACAATAAAAAAAATAAAATCCAAACTATAGAATGTGGTTTAACAAATAAAAAATCTAAAATAGTTATTATTATTTCACGGTTTAACGAATTCATTAATAATAATTTATTATCAGGAGCAATTAATACATTAGTTCGTATTGGTAATATAAAAAAACATAATATCACTATTATTAAAGTACCCGGTGCATATGAAATACCTATTATTGCAAACATAATATCTAATTCTTTAAAATATCAAGGTATTATTACCTTAGGAACAATTATTAAAGGAGAAACAATACATTTTGAACAAATTTCTGCTAATATAATCTCTCAATTATCTTCCATTAGTATAAAGTATAATATCCCTATTGCATTAGGTATACTGATTACTGAAACTATTGAACAGGCTATTAATAGAGCTGGAGTAAAATTGGGTAATAAAGGTACAGAAGCAGCTTTAGCAATACTAGAAATGATTAGTATTATTAAATTCATTCAAAAAAATAATAATCTGTTTAATTAAAAAAATACAAAAATGCAATATAATGATAAAACATATAAAGAAAAATATAAAAAAGATATATTTTATATGAAAAAAGCTATAAAATTAGCTAAAAAAGGTATATATACAACACATCCAAATCCCAACGTAGGATGTATCATAGTAAATAATAAAAAAATTGTTGGACAAGGATGGCATAAAAAAGCAGGAGATCATCATGCAGAAATTTATGCAATACAAATGGCTGGAAAATTAACTCAAAATAGTACAGCATATATTTCCTTAGAACCGTGCAATCATGTTGGTAAAACACCGCCTTGTTGTGAAGCAATAATACAATCAGGAATTAAAAGAGTTGTTATATCTATGTTAGATCCAAACCCTAAAGTATCAGGGAAAGGTATACAATATTTAAAAAAATCAGGTATTAAAATTACATTAGGTATCATGTCCAAAGAATCTAAAGAAATTAATCAAGGATTCTTAAAAAGAATCAGTACAGGAATACCATGGGTAACAATAAAAATGGCTATCTCGGTAGATGGTAAAATAGCTATGAAAAATGGTGATAGTAAATGGATTACATCGAAAAAATCTATACAAAATGTGCATAAACTCCGAGCAACTAGTTCAGCTATTTTAAGTACTAGTAATACTATTTTACAAGATAACCCAAAACTCACAGTACGATATAAACATGTAAATAATAAGCAAAATATATTACCATATACTCAACCTATTAGAATTATTATAGATAGTAAAAATCAAATTCAACCTAATCATAATATTATTAAAGAAAATATAGGAATAATTTGGCTCATTCGATTATGTAAGGATAAAATTCAATGGCCAAATCACGTTAAACAAATTATTATACCTGCTTATAAAAATTATATTAATTTTAAAAAATTACTTATTTTTTTAGGAAAAAAAAAAATTAATAAACTATGGATAGAATGTGGAGCACATTTATTTAGTAATATTCTATCTATGCAAATAATTGATGAAATTATATTATATATTGCACCTAAAATGTTAGGAAATAATGCATATTCTTTTTTTTTTAATAAAAAAAAAGTTAATATAAATCAAAAACCTAATCTTATTTTTAAAAATATAAAAATGATTGGACAAGATATCAGATTAATTATTCAAACCAAATACTAAAAAAATAATATCAATTTATTTATTAAAGGAAATCTATGAACCCAAAAAAGAGAAGAAAAGCGAGAGAGTATATAGTAAAAGCATTATATACATGGCAAATATCCAATAATGATATTTTAGATGTTGAAAATCAATATTTACAAATCATTAATACTAAAAAAGTAGAAATAAAATATTTTCATGAATTAATTACAAATATATCGATTAATGTAAAAAACATAGATAAAAAAATTCAATTATATTTAAGTAGAAAAAAACATACTTTAGGACAAATAGATAAAGCAATATTAAGATTAGCTTTTTATGAAATATATTATAGAAAAGATATTCCATATAAAGTATCAATGAATGAAGGAATTGAATTAGCAAAATTATTTGGTGCACAAAATAGTCATAAATTTATTAATGGAGTATTACATCAAGCATCAAAACATATTAGAATAAATAATCAACAGGATACAAAACTATAAAAATAAACAGATATTTTCTTATACTACAAAAAATGACATTATATATAAATATACAAAAATAAATTTTAATATCACATAATATTTCAATCATTAGTAAAATATTAAATAAAATAAAAATATTTATATAGTATAACACTATACATACAAAAATATAGATTCTTATATAAAAATATTTCATATGCTAAAATACATAATTATTATGTTTTATATAAATAAAAAAAATATATAATAAAAATTTACTATCAATATATTATACAAAATATTTTAAAATATTTATGAGATGCTATTTTTTATAAAATACACAATAAAAAATATACATAGTAATATAAACTATATAATATAAAAATTATATATTAGTTAAATTTAACATAAAAATGATATAAAATATAATTTATATGATAATAAAAAAAAAAAATAAAATATTAAAAATTTGGAATACAAATATTGCATTAAAAATTGCACAATTAGAAAATATTACCATGACAAATAATCATTGGGAAATTATACATTTAATTAGAAATTTATACATTACATATAATATTATACCTCCCAATAGGATGTTATTAAAAATAATAAAAAAAAAATTAGGTATAGAAAAAAGTAATAATAAATATTTACTATCCTTATTTCCAAAAGGATTAGTTCAACAAGCTAATAAAATTGCAGGATTACCAAAAACAAATATTTGTCTATAAAATATACAATATATAATTTTATCAACAAGATACAGAACATATTATAAGAGACATGTTAAAAAGAAAAATAAATATTATAGAAGATAAAAATAATAATCTAGATAAATCAATATAATTTGTAAAAAAATAGTATGAAATAGATAAAAATAACCATATGACATGTAAAATAAATAACATTATAAAACTAATTAAATTAATAAAATGAAGAATATAGAATAAACATGTAAAAATAAATAATG
The sequence above is drawn from the Buchnera aphidicola (Pterocallis alni) genome and encodes:
- the asd gene encoding aspartate-semialdehyde dehydrogenase, whose amino-acid sequence is MKKYVGFIGWRGMVGSVLMQRMIEENNFHDMHPVFFSTSHVGSEVQIVPNTRTNILQDAYDFDHLKSMDIIVTCQGADYTNCVYYKLRNIGWSGYWIDAASLLRMHQDSIIVLDPLNIDMIHLSIQKGIKTFIGSNCTVSLMLMALGGLFAKKLISWITFSTYQSASGAGSKHIFELIQQMGCLYNSVANNFNNSSFSVLDMEKKLSEVTKSTIFPVKNFLFPLAGNILPWIDSEMENGQTKEEWKVQAETNKILCSSSVIPMDGTCVRVGTFRCHSQSFIIKLKQDLSYSNIVDIIKKHNMWVKIVPNDMHSTLNLLTPNAVTGTLNVLVGRIRKLNVGLKTISVFTVGDQLLWGAAEPLRRMLMILINL
- a CDS encoding YhgN family NAAT transporter, yielding MHAIISTTILLVLIMDPLGNLPVVMSILKHLEPKRRNIVLIREMIIALLIMVLFLIVGERTLAILNLKAETVSISGGIILFLIAIKMIFPDYKEENTKNKPKEPFLVPLAIPLVAGPSLLATLMLLSHQYSNQITSLSISLIIAWSITVTVLLLSGTFLKIIGERGVEALERLMGLILIMLSTQMLLDGISAWFKI
- a CDS encoding phosphoglycerate kinase, whose protein sequence is MNKINITQNTLNSIKHMTEVDLHNKTVLIRVDFNVPIQDNKILSDDRIKASIPTIKLALKKNARVIIMSHLGRPKEGIYEEKFSLFPIFQYLKKIFYKNNVIFSKKLENINMQKNDLLILENVRFNIGEKKNDINLSQKYASLCDIFVMDAFGSAHRKEASTFGVGIYAKIACAGPLLISEIYYLTKALKNPKRPMTAIIGGAKISTKFKLLTSLSKIANTVIVGGGIANTFLAIKYNIGKSLHEPKYINLAKKIKKQNNIIIPVDSRVGTSFSKLSQAVIKKPCDINQNEEIMDIGDESIKNIQKIIENSNTILWNGPLGVFEFPNFSIGTKALAKSISKSNSFSIAGGGETLSVINMLNIRKKISYISTGGGAFLEFIEGKKLPAIHMLEKKYHMK
- the fbaA gene encoding class II fructose-bisphosphate aldolase — encoded protein: MSKIQNSIQNGIIFGKETKKIFKIAKKKKFAIPAVNCTNIDTINIALETASKMHAPIIIQLSYGGSSFISGNNLPTISQNKKAALGSLSAANHINLVAKYYNIPVILHTDHCYKDTLPWIDYLLKKSEIYFHNTGKTIFSSHMIDLSKEKIQKNLEISKKYLLRMSKINMILEIELGCTGGEEDGIDNSNIKSDLLYTKPEEVYYMYHELKKISNNFIIAANFGNTHGVYAPGNVQLKPNILKKTQQYICNKYNLNVNNPVDFVFHGGSGSSISDIKKSINYGVVKINIDTDIQWASWEGILKYYQNNKKNLQTQLSNINGINIPNKKYYDPRSWIQESKKSISEKLKKIFTICNCYNLI
- the mscS gene encoding small-conductance mechanosensitive channel MscS — encoded protein: MQEVFNVVDNIHYIGQWLILNRIMLLQYIINITSALIITIVGCFLSTVISNTLNKILTTRRIDKTISDFSTTISKYFIITFTMVIALSRVGVQTTSVIAILGAAGMTVGLALQGSLSNFAAGVLLVVFSPLRIGEYVVLKKVAGTVLSIHVLYTTLKTVDGKIIVIPNSKITSNDIINYSRESCRRNEFIIPVPYETNIDRVIEILKNVMYADPRVLKNRDIIVGLNTLEPYSMHFIVRCWSNTNILKAVYWDLMGKFKKALEENNIQTPYPRFDIHSYTKENEVI
- the ribE gene encoding 6,7-dimethyl-8-ribityllumazine synthase produces the protein MQTIECGLTNKKSKIVIIISRFNEFINNNLLSGAINTLVRIGNIKKHNITIIKVPGAYEIPIIANIISNSLKYQGIITLGTIIKGETIHFEQISANIISQLSSISIKYNIPIALGILITETIEQAINRAGVKLGNKGTEAALAILEMISIIKFIQKNNNLFN
- the ribD gene encoding bifunctional diaminohydroxyphosphoribosylaminopyrimidine deaminase/5-amino-6-(5-phosphoribosylamino)uracil reductase RibD yields the protein MQYNDKTYKEKYKKDIFYMKKAIKLAKKGIYTTHPNPNVGCIIVNNKKIVGQGWHKKAGDHHAEIYAIQMAGKLTQNSTAYISLEPCNHVGKTPPCCEAIIQSGIKRVVISMLDPNPKVSGKGIQYLKKSGIKITLGIMSKESKEINQGFLKRISTGIPWVTIKMAISVDGKIAMKNGDSKWITSKKSIQNVHKLRATSSAILSTSNTILQDNPKLTVRYKHVNNKQNILPYTQPIRIIIDSKNQIQPNHNIIKENIGIIWLIRLCKDKIQWPNHVKQIIIPAYKNYINFKKLLIFLGKKKINKLWIECGAHLFSNILSMQIIDEIILYIAPKMLGNNAYSFFFNKKKVNINQKPNLIFKNIKMIGQDIRLIIQTKY
- the nusB gene encoding transcription antitermination factor NusB, which encodes MNPKKRRKAREYIVKALYTWQISNNDILDVENQYLQIINTKKVEIKYFHELITNISINVKNIDKKIQLYLSRKKHTLGQIDKAILRLAFYEIYYRKDIPYKVSMNEGIELAKLFGAQNSHKFINGVLHQASKHIRINNQQDTKL
- a CDS encoding TusE/DsrC/DsvC family sulfur relay protein: MIIKKKNKILKIWNTNIALKIAQLENITMTNNHWEIIHLIRNLYITYNIIPPNRMLLKIIKKKLGIEKSNNKYLLSLFPKGLVQQANKIAGLPKTNICL